In the genome of Leeuwenhoekiella sp. MAR_2009_132, one region contains:
- a CDS encoding prolyl oligopeptidase family serine peptidase, giving the protein MIYPETKKVDTIDTYFGTQVPDPYRWLEDDRSAETEAWVKAENKTTFGYLDKIPFKEEIKKKLEKIWNYEKIGAPFKEGDYTYFYKNDGLQNQYVIYRYKTKADPSTAEVFLDPNNFSEDGTVSLGGLSFSEDGSLAAYSISEGGSDWRKVLVMNAETKEITEDTLVDIKFSGISWKENDGFYYSSYDKPEGSELSAKTDQHKVYYHKLNTTQKSDELIFGGTAAQKHRYIGAATTEDNKYLIVSASNATSGNKLFIKDLSKPGSSFITILDNENTNTSIIENVGSKLFLVTDKDAPNKKIVTVDASNPTPENWVDFIPETKNVLSPSTAGGYFFTEYMVDAVSQIKQYDYDGKLVREVELPGIGSAGGFGAKKEETELYYSFTNYTTPGSIYKYDIASGKSELFRKPAIDFNPENYESKQVFYTSKDGTKVPMIITYKKGLELNGKNPTILYAYGGFNISLTPSFSITNAIWMEMGGVYAVPNLRGGGEYGKEWHDAGTKMQKQNVFDDFIAAAEYLTAENYTSSDYLAIRGGSNGGLLVGATMTQRPDLMKVALPAVGVMDMLRYHTFTAGAGWSYDYGTSEDSKEMFEYIKSYSPVHNVKAETKYPATLVTTGDHDDRVVPAHSFKFAAELQEKQAGDAPVLIRIETDAGHGAGTPVSKQIEQTADIFAFTLYNMGFDVLPSKSQVKVKG; this is encoded by the coding sequence ATGATTTACCCCGAAACTAAAAAAGTTGATACTATTGACACCTATTTTGGCACTCAGGTTCCTGACCCGTATCGATGGTTAGAAGATGACCGCAGTGCAGAAACTGAAGCCTGGGTAAAAGCAGAAAACAAAACCACTTTTGGATATTTAGATAAAATTCCATTTAAGGAAGAAATAAAGAAAAAACTGGAGAAAATCTGGAATTACGAAAAAATTGGCGCTCCCTTTAAAGAAGGCGACTATACCTATTTTTATAAAAATGACGGACTTCAAAATCAGTATGTGATTTACCGCTATAAAACCAAAGCAGATCCTTCAACTGCAGAAGTATTTTTAGATCCTAATAACTTTTCTGAAGATGGTACCGTTTCTTTAGGTGGTTTAAGCTTCTCTGAAGATGGTTCTCTGGCTGCATACAGCATTTCTGAAGGAGGTAGCGACTGGCGTAAGGTTTTGGTAATGAATGCTGAAACTAAAGAAATAACCGAAGACACTCTGGTCGATATAAAATTCAGTGGCATTTCATGGAAAGAGAATGACGGGTTTTATTACTCGAGTTACGACAAGCCTGAAGGAAGCGAACTTTCAGCAAAAACAGATCAGCATAAAGTATATTACCATAAATTAAATACGACTCAAAAATCTGATGAATTAATATTTGGAGGTACTGCAGCTCAAAAACACCGCTATATTGGTGCGGCTACTACAGAAGATAACAAGTATCTTATTGTAAGTGCGAGTAATGCAACTTCAGGTAATAAGTTATTTATTAAAGATCTTTCTAAACCGGGAAGTTCTTTCATCACGATTTTAGATAATGAGAACACCAATACATCGATTATTGAAAATGTAGGTTCAAAACTTTTTTTAGTAACCGATAAAGATGCGCCTAACAAGAAAATCGTAACGGTTGACGCCTCAAATCCCACTCCTGAAAACTGGGTAGATTTTATTCCGGAAACTAAAAATGTACTGTCGCCTTCTACTGCCGGGGGCTACTTCTTCACCGAATATATGGTGGACGCTGTTTCGCAAATTAAGCAGTATGACTATGATGGCAAATTAGTACGTGAAGTAGAATTACCGGGTATTGGTAGCGCAGGAGGTTTTGGTGCTAAAAAAGAAGAAACCGAATTGTATTACAGCTTTACCAATTACACCACTCCCGGAAGCATTTACAAATACGACATCGCTTCCGGTAAATCAGAATTATTCCGCAAGCCTGCTATTGATTTCAATCCTGAAAATTACGAGAGTAAGCAGGTTTTTTATACTTCAAAAGATGGTACTAAGGTACCAATGATTATTACTTATAAAAAAGGATTAGAACTCAACGGTAAGAATCCAACAATCCTTTATGCCTATGGCGGATTTAATATTTCGCTTACGCCATCATTCAGCATCACCAATGCAATCTGGATGGAAATGGGCGGTGTTTACGCTGTACCTAACCTTCGTGGAGGTGGCGAGTATGGGAAAGAATGGCACGATGCAGGAACTAAAATGCAGAAACAAAATGTGTTTGACGATTTTATCGCTGCCGCGGAATATTTGACTGCAGAAAACTATACTTCGAGTGATTATTTAGCCATTCGAGGTGGTTCTAATGGCGGTTTGCTCGTAGGGGCGACAATGACGCAGCGTCCAGATTTAATGAAGGTGGCGCTACCCGCAGTTGGGGTTATGGATATGTTACGCTACCACACCTTCACCGCAGGTGCCGGCTGGTCTTACGATTATGGCACTTCTGAAGACAGTAAGGAAATGTTTGAATATATTAAAAGCTATTCACCGGTTCATAACGTAAAAGCAGAGACTAAATACCCTGCCACATTGGTGACAACTGGAGATCACGATGATCGTGTTGTGCCCGCTCACAGTTTTAAATTTGCTGCAGAATTGCAGGAAAAGCAAGCAGGTGATGCACCGGTGTTAATACGTATTGAAACTGATGCGGGTCACGGAGCGGGAACTCCCGTAAGCAAACAAATAGAACAGACCGCAGATATATTTGCCTTTACACTCTATAATATGGGATTTGACGTACTTCCTTCAAAAAGTCAGGTAAAAGTAAAGGGTTAA
- a CDS encoding ABC transporter ATP-binding protein, which produces MLNVTIKSFAYAEETVLKDLDFKVEKGTHTSILGESGCGKSTLLKIIYGLLQLENGQIFWGEQELMGPDFNLVPGEPFIKYLAQDFDLMPFISVSENIGKHLSRRFMEQRQERIDELLEVVDMTYFADVHVKLLSGGQKQRVALARAIAKEPELLLLDEPFSHIDNFRRNALRRNLYAYLKKKNITCITATHDSEEALSFSDEIKMMRNGSFIQFATPKEIFANPKNAYVASFFGDISELIINGTKTLIMPHQLCVSESKTPLKVTVLKSYFKGSYYLIEGLYEGQKIYFYSSKLLKTTQEVFLKLSQ; this is translated from the coding sequence ATGCTCAACGTAACTATTAAAAGCTTCGCCTACGCTGAAGAAACGGTTTTAAAGGACCTTGATTTTAAAGTTGAAAAAGGAACACATACTTCAATTTTGGGCGAAAGCGGTTGCGGTAAAAGTACCTTGCTCAAAATAATTTATGGTTTACTTCAATTAGAAAATGGTCAGATTTTCTGGGGTGAACAAGAACTAATGGGACCTGATTTTAATCTGGTTCCCGGAGAGCCATTTATAAAATATTTGGCTCAGGATTTTGATCTGATGCCTTTTATTTCTGTTTCAGAAAATATAGGGAAACATCTTTCCAGAAGATTTATGGAGCAGCGCCAGGAGCGTATAGACGAACTTCTTGAAGTAGTTGATATGACCTATTTTGCAGACGTTCACGTAAAACTGTTAAGTGGCGGCCAGAAACAACGAGTAGCTTTAGCGCGTGCAATTGCTAAAGAACCCGAGCTTTTATTACTTGACGAACCCTTTAGTCACATAGATAACTTTAGAAGGAATGCTTTAAGGCGAAATCTCTATGCATATTTAAAGAAAAAAAATATCACCTGTATTACAGCCACCCACGATAGCGAAGAAGCTTTGTCCTTTTCTGACGAAATTAAAATGATGCGTAATGGTTCTTTTATACAATTTGCGACACCGAAAGAAATATTCGCAAATCCGAAAAATGCCTATGTAGCTTCTTTTTTTGGAGATATAAGCGAGTTGATTATTAATGGAACAAAAACCTTGATAATGCCGCATCAACTTTGTGTTTCTGAATCAAAAACACCTTTAAAAGTAACTGTTTTAAAAAGCTATTTTAAAGGAAGTTACTATCTCATTGAAGGATTATATGAAGGTCAAAAAATTTATTTTTATTCTTCTAAGCTGCTTAAAACAACGCAGGAGGTCTTTTTAAAACTAAGCCAATAA
- a CDS encoding NAD(P)/FAD-dependent oxidoreductase → MTRELSYWEYKSWLTNIDFTIVGSGITGLSCALQLRKLYPKSKILILERGSLPQGASTKNAGFACFGSLSELISDLNTHSEDELLNLVQMRVKGLALLRQSFGDAAIGYKNNGGYELFFEEQDKLYANCLEKLKTINNFLQPVFKESIFSEISNSFNFQKIKPRVILNKAEGQLDTGKMMYSLLKKVRDQDINILNNWTVDKYNDTESAVVINANGICFNSNKLLIATNGFASQLGINQVIPARNQVLVTKPIKDLKIKGTFHLDEGYVYFRNIDDRILLGGGRNLNLKGEQTDLLGTTQQIQNYLERLLSETILPNTPFEIEHRWSGILGVGDQKKPIVKQLSNNVFCGVRMGGMGVAIGSLVGKELAELLA, encoded by the coding sequence ATGACAAGGGAGTTGTCTTATTGGGAATATAAATCCTGGCTAACTAATATAGATTTCACCATAGTAGGGAGTGGCATCACCGGTTTAAGTTGCGCTTTACAACTACGAAAGCTCTACCCTAAATCTAAAATTTTAATTTTGGAACGCGGTAGCCTTCCGCAGGGAGCGAGTACGAAGAATGCAGGTTTTGCGTGTTTCGGGAGTCTTTCTGAGCTTATTTCAGATTTAAACACACATAGCGAAGACGAGCTATTAAACCTCGTGCAAATGCGGGTAAAAGGCCTCGCTCTTTTAAGGCAATCATTTGGTGATGCTGCAATAGGTTATAAAAATAATGGAGGGTATGAACTTTTTTTTGAAGAACAGGATAAACTTTATGCGAACTGTTTAGAAAAACTAAAGACTATAAACAACTTTCTACAGCCTGTATTTAAAGAATCTATTTTTAGTGAGATTTCTAATTCATTTAATTTTCAAAAGATTAAACCCAGAGTTATTCTTAATAAAGCCGAAGGCCAACTTGATACCGGCAAAATGATGTACAGCCTTCTTAAAAAGGTTAGAGATCAAGATATTAACATACTCAATAATTGGACGGTAGATAAATACAATGATACAGAATCAGCAGTGGTTATCAATGCTAATGGTATTTGTTTTAACTCAAATAAACTTCTAATTGCGACAAATGGTTTTGCATCACAGTTAGGCATTAATCAGGTTATTCCGGCACGTAACCAGGTTTTGGTAACCAAACCGATTAAAGACTTAAAAATTAAGGGGACTTTTCATTTAGATGAAGGTTATGTCTATTTTAGAAATATTGATGATAGAATTCTTTTGGGAGGCGGCCGAAATCTTAACCTTAAAGGGGAACAAACAGATCTTTTGGGCACTACACAGCAAATTCAAAACTATCTTGAACGATTACTCTCAGAAACTATTTTACCGAATACACCTTTTGAAATCGAACACCGTTGGAGTGGGATATTAGGTGTAGGCGATCAGAAAAAACCGATTGTAAAGCAACTTTCAAATAATGTGTTTTGTGGCGTGAGAATGGGAGGGATGGGTGTTGCTATAGGTAGCCTTGTTGGTAAGGAGCTTGCTGAATTATTGGCTTAG
- the accC gene encoding acetyl-CoA carboxylase biotin carboxylase subunit yields MFKKILIANRGEIALRVIRTCKEMGIKTVAVYSTADAESLHVRFADEAVCIGPPASSESYLKISNIMAAAEITNADAIHPGYGFLSENARFSKICEEHGIKFIGASPDMIAKMGDKATAKATMKAAGVPCVPGSDGIIKDFEDCERIADETGYPVMLKATAGGGGKGMRAVWKKEELRKAWDSARQEASASFGNDGMYMEKLIEEPRHIEIQVVGDSNGKACHLSERDCSIQRRHQKLTEETPSPFMTDELREQMGNAAVRAAEFIKYEGAGTVEFLVDKHRNFYFMEMNTRIQVEHPITEQVVDYDLIREQILVAAGVAISGKNYYPQLHSIECRINAEDPYNNFRPSPGKITNLHAPGGHGVRIDTHVYSGYSIVPNYDSMIAKLITTAQTREEAINKMKRALDEFVIEGIKTTIPFHRQLMDDPRYLEGNYTTAFMNDFVMNAPEEE; encoded by the coding sequence ATGTTTAAAAAAATATTAATAGCAAACAGAGGAGAGATAGCCTTAAGGGTAATCAGAACCTGTAAAGAAATGGGCATTAAGACTGTAGCTGTTTATTCTACAGCAGATGCCGAAAGTTTACATGTACGCTTTGCTGATGAGGCAGTTTGTATAGGACCGCCGGCGAGCAGTGAATCGTATTTGAAAATTTCAAATATTATGGCTGCTGCAGAAATCACAAATGCAGATGCTATTCACCCGGGTTATGGGTTTTTATCTGAAAATGCACGTTTCTCAAAAATATGTGAAGAACACGGTATTAAGTTTATTGGCGCTTCACCAGATATGATCGCAAAAATGGGAGATAAGGCAACTGCAAAAGCTACTATGAAAGCTGCAGGTGTACCTTGTGTACCAGGAAGTGATGGTATTATTAAAGATTTTGAAGACTGTGAGCGTATAGCTGATGAAACCGGATATCCTGTAATGCTTAAAGCAACTGCAGGAGGTGGTGGTAAAGGTATGCGTGCTGTCTGGAAAAAAGAAGAATTGCGTAAAGCATGGGATTCTGCTCGTCAGGAAGCTTCAGCATCTTTTGGTAACGATGGTATGTATATGGAAAAGCTTATTGAAGAGCCACGCCATATCGAGATTCAAGTTGTAGGAGATAGTAATGGTAAAGCATGCCATTTATCAGAACGTGATTGCTCTATACAACGCCGTCATCAAAAACTTACTGAAGAAACTCCGTCTCCATTTATGACAGATGAGCTTCGTGAACAAATGGGTAATGCTGCTGTACGGGCTGCAGAATTTATAAAATATGAAGGTGCAGGTACTGTAGAATTTTTAGTAGATAAACACCGCAACTTCTACTTTATGGAAATGAACACCCGTATCCAGGTAGAGCACCCTATTACAGAGCAAGTTGTTGATTACGATTTAATACGTGAGCAAATTCTTGTAGCTGCAGGTGTAGCAATCTCCGGTAAAAATTACTATCCGCAATTGCATTCTATAGAGTGTCGTATTAATGCAGAAGATCCTTATAATAACTTTAGACCTTCTCCAGGCAAAATTACAAACCTTCATGCACCGGGTGGGCATGGAGTACGCATAGATACACACGTTTATAGCGGTTACTCTATCGTTCCCAATTACGATTCTATGATCGCAAAATTGATAACTACAGCTCAGACAAGAGAAGAAGCTATCAATAAAATGAAACGCGCATTAGATGAGTTTGTGATTGAAGGTATTAAAACAACAATTCCTTTTCACCGTCAATTAATGGACGACCCTCGTTATTTAGAAGGCAATTACACCACAGCATTTATGAATGACTTTGTCATGAATGCACCAGAAGAAGAATAA
- the accB gene encoding acetyl-CoA carboxylase biotin carboxyl carrier protein, with translation MDLKEIQNLIKFVAKSGASEVKLEMDDFKITIKTGEEGKGETTILQQVPMMGNTMQQPAMQQQPVAQQVPVQEAEKPKADISDNYITVKSPIIGTFYRKPAPDKPTFVEVGADIKAGDVLCVIEAMKLFNEIESEVSGKIVKVLVDDSSPVEFDQPLFLVDPS, from the coding sequence ATGGATTTAAAAGAAATTCAGAATCTTATCAAGTTTGTGGCTAAATCAGGTGCAAGCGAAGTAAAGCTTGAGATGGATGATTTTAAAATCACCATTAAAACCGGTGAAGAGGGTAAAGGAGAAACTACTATTCTTCAGCAAGTACCTATGATGGGCAATACGATGCAACAGCCTGCTATGCAACAGCAACCCGTCGCTCAACAAGTGCCTGTTCAGGAAGCAGAGAAGCCTAAAGCAGATATAAGTGATAATTACATTACTGTAAAATCTCCTATCATTGGTACATTTTACCGCAAGCCTGCTCCAGACAAACCCACGTTTGTTGAAGTAGGTGCAGATATTAAAGCAGGTGACGTTTTATGTGTTATCGAAGCGATGAAATTATTCAACGAGATTGAAAGCGAAGTGAGTGGTAAAATCGTTAAAGTACTTGTTGACGATTCTTCTCCTGTAGAATTCGATCAGCCACTATTTTTGGTTGACCCTTCTTAA
- a CDS encoding beta-ketoacyl-ACP synthase III produces MSKITAAITAVGAYVPEYVLTNEILETMVETNDEWITSRTGIKERRILKDPNKGTSYLAIQAAQNLISKSGIDPLEVDMVIVATATPDLPVASTAAYVATQIGATNAFSYDLQAACSSFLYGMSTASAYIASEKYKKVLLIGADKMSSIIDYTDRTTCIIFGDGAGAALFEPNEEGLGLQDEYLRSDGIGRNFLKIEAGGSLLPPSAETVANNQHYVYQDGKTVFKFAVSNMADVSELIMKRNNLANDDVSWLVAHQANKRIIDATARRMQLDDSKVLMNIQRYGNTTSATLPLLLSDFETKFKKGDNLIFAAFGGGFTWGSIYLKWAYNS; encoded by the coding sequence TTGGCGCCTATGTGCCAGAATATGTGCTTACCAATGAAATTTTGGAAACAATGGTTGAGACCAACGATGAGTGGATCACTTCCAGAACAGGAATTAAAGAGCGTAGAATATTAAAAGATCCCAATAAAGGAACTTCTTATTTAGCTATTCAGGCTGCTCAAAATTTGATTTCTAAAAGCGGTATCGATCCTTTAGAAGTCGATATGGTAATTGTAGCGACCGCCACACCAGATTTGCCTGTTGCTTCTACCGCAGCCTATGTCGCTACTCAAATAGGAGCAACAAATGCATTTTCTTACGATCTTCAAGCGGCTTGTTCAAGCTTTCTTTATGGCATGTCAACGGCCTCTGCTTATATAGCTTCAGAAAAGTATAAAAAAGTATTATTGATAGGAGCAGATAAAATGTCTTCAATCATAGATTATACAGATCGTACTACGTGCATCATTTTTGGTGATGGCGCGGGCGCGGCACTTTTTGAACCTAATGAAGAAGGGTTAGGATTACAGGATGAGTATTTACGCTCAGACGGTATAGGCCGTAACTTTTTGAAAATAGAAGCCGGTGGGTCTTTATTACCACCTTCTGCAGAAACGGTTGCTAACAATCAACATTACGTATATCAAGACGGTAAAACTGTATTTAAGTTTGCAGTATCTAATATGGCAGATGTTAGTGAACTTATAATGAAACGTAACAATCTTGCAAATGATGATGTAAGTTGGCTTGTAGCACACCAGGCTAACAAACGTATTATTGACGCAACTGCGAGACGTATGCAACTTGACGACAGTAAGGTGCTTATGAATATTCAACGTTATGGTAATACAACATCTGCAACATTACCTTTATTACTTAGTGATTTTGAAACTAAGTTTAAAAAAGGAGATAATTTAATATTTGCCGCTTTTGGAGGCGGATTTACTTGGGGGTCTATTTATCTTAAATGGGCTTACAACTCTTAA